A window of Primulina tabacum isolate GXHZ01 chromosome 4, ASM2559414v2, whole genome shotgun sequence contains these coding sequences:
- the LOC142541712 gene encoding casparian strip membrane protein 1-like yields the protein MKEEGPIEPREAPKEKGMIKGISILDLVLRMVAIIGTLGSAVAMGTTNETLPFSTQTVLFQAQYNDISAFRVFVIVNAVVCGYLALTLPMSIYHVIRIKAAKSRALLIFLDSIMQGVLAAGASAAAAIVYLAHKGNASANWSAICQQYQNFCERITGSLIGSFAAVLILVLLITLSGAVLSMRRRVDFEQ from the exons ATGAAAGAAGAAGGGCCGATTGAACCCCGTGAAGCACCAAAGGAAAAAGGGATGATAAAAGGGATTTCCATTCTTGATCTTGTTTTAAGAATGGTTGCAATTATTGGGACGTTAGGAAGTGCCGTGGCAATGGGAACGACGAATGAAACACTCCCATTTTCGACACAGACCGTGTTGTTCCAAGCACAGTACAATGATATTTCGGCCTTTAG GGTTTTCGTGATAGTGAATGCAGTCGTATGTGGATACCTTGCTCTCACTCTCCCAATGTCGATCTATCATGTTATAAGGATCAAAGCAGCAAAGAGTAGAGCATTGCTGATCTTCTTGGATTCC ATAATGCAAGGTGTGCTTGCTGCTGGagcctcagcagcagcagctatAGTGTATTTAGCACATAAAGGCAATGCTTCCGCAAATTGGTCTGCAATTTGCCAACAGTACCAGAACTTCTGCGAGCGCATTACTGGATCTTTAATTGGATCATTTGCTGCAGTTCTTATCCTAGTTTTGTTGATCACATTATCTGGCGCAGTGCTATCCATGCGCCGCCGTGTGGATTTTGAACAGTAA